DNA sequence from the Myxocyprinus asiaticus isolate MX2 ecotype Aquarium Trade chromosome 3, UBuf_Myxa_2, whole genome shotgun sequence genome:
CTGGTAGAAAGCTATATGATAAGCAACTTTATCATTATGCTATGATTAGtacagcaattgctcaatggataaagcaatatgtagaacacttaaaatgtattggtCCTCAACCTTCAAttgctccactcttcaccatgatagtaacccaacataacagaaactttcTAAACCTCAACATAATGAAACCTTAAACACTAGGGAGCCTCCCCTTTAAGTTCATCTGgcacaaaagcacataaaataacatttactctccctgtcaatttccatgcaaagcatgctaggAACTAGAGATCCTCTGCCCAGTTttagttaaccaaacaaaaatattcatgttatcCCAATGCACATGaattaagtaaagctgacaagacgCTTCttttagttgaatcaactcaGTTCATTGAAGTTGCCTTTGATACATGAATTTgctgagtaatatgaacatgggaggattgagtaaaactgaaaatagtgaaagtaaatttttttgagtgtataatataatattataatataatgaatatttacctcagtttgtaaaaaaaaaaaaaaagaaaacttttccaTCATACAATCAGTGCAAAACAAATtaacctcctcctctggagtgcTTAAATTGTATTTCTAAGGGGAGCAAGTATTTAATACCTTAATGAATTGCTTAACTGCTTCTTCAATTAATGGGGTGTTGTTTGGCTAAAGCAAACACAACCCCGGCTGCTGGCATTAGATCCAATTAGCTCACCCACCCGCCGTCACCAGCCTATGTCAGATGAGTAATAGGCCTGAAGTACTCATTCATGGGATTTCTGTTCACCTAAGAGTACTCACCTGCCCTCCTACACTGGACAAATCAAAAGATACTcgaggcaccatttggggttccaTGCCACATTGGtggaaccctctggagatcctccagaCACCCTTTAAAAGAGCCTCAAATATCCTATTTTTTTCCTAAAGGAACTTCAAGAGCCTCAAAGCCTTTTTTTTATGATGGGGTTACTGAAGGAACCGTTGACAGTCCTTATGTTTTTTTAGGAACTTAGAGTAAGTTAAGTCAAGTTTCTCTGAGAACTGAAAGGGTGATTGGAGGATCTACAGAAGGCTTCATCCAGTGTGGCATCTGAGGAACCCCATATCTTTAAATGTTTACAGTGTACAGTAATACATTACAATGTGGTGTGGTGCACTGTTGTAGGcatatgtaataaaaaataatgggtGAATTTCACCAAAACATTGTCCAGGTCACCACAGTAATAAGaatgatatttttattaattatattaaagtgAAATGGGGATAATGAGGATAGGAGATGTGCTCAACTGTAATgataataatgtcacaataaaataaaaataaataaataaaaaaaaaaagctttgtttttttactcaaaatataatgggtttttttttttttcatatcatcaTAGCTTCATAGCATAACCCATTTCTGGCCATGTATTGGCTATATTAGGGAAACATTAAACTAAGACCGCCCTACATGGACACAGTGGCAATGAAAGCTTATGTGATCAGTTACAAACCCTTCCTTACAAGCTTTCTAACTGATCCTCTAAGTACAAAGGATCCCTGCTCTTTTCATGTCACAATCAGTAAATGGAGGGTTAGCTGATGTGTGGTGTAAAGTGGCCGGTCCATTGAAGAGAGTAAAGAGGTCTGTAGTGTACAATGCATGCCTGTGATAATAGTGGTAATGAAACACAACCAAAATAGGAATATGCCATGAGGGTGAGGCACTGCTTCACTGTGTGAGAGTTTGTGATTTGTGTTATCTCATTATTTGAAGAAATGCTCACACAAATAAATGAAGCATAGCACAAGTATGAGTGAAGTGAAATATTTTATGATATactttatgattttaaaaggtaATATGTATAAGAAATTGTAAATGATTTGTGTTTATCTAATCATAACTTTGTAATTATCATGACAAACAACAGATACATGCATTGTGATAATACTATAGATTCAGATTTAGATATAATTGTCTAAGAGAAAATAAAAGGactatttattttacagtgcatGAAAGCATTGGGGCAGATGAGGAATGATGCTATGGACCATTATCTTCATATAAAAGGCACAGATGAAGAGGGCTAGCATGTCTCATCCTGTATGGAGCTCACTTCAGATGCCCTGTTCTTTCTGGATTCTCCTGCTGTCCTGTTCTATCATGATTAATCCCAGTTTGTCTGAATTAGGTGAATATAAAGAATGTATTTTTGGATGCCATTGTGgttatgtgattttattttgctTGACTGAAAAGACTCGTTTACAGTACCTGCATGTGTGCCATGCAAATGTTTTATATGcttgcataatttgacaaaagACTTGCAAAAACATTGTGCCGCTCTATGTGTAACCTAGCAACCATGGACTTCAAACTACCTCTGATTCCTCAAAGTGGGATGTCCATTTGAAATTAGATTTAGCGTCCATGAAAAGATATGCTGAGTATCTGGGATAGCTGGGTATTACATTGCAAATAGTAAGCAAATGCTAATGCagtataaaatgattttttattttatttttttgcagatagTATGATGCATACATTGTGTTTTCAGTTCTTCACTAAAAAACATGTAGGAAcaccaacattttatttttataaaataaagttttattcaagtccaaaatatgatttaacatctctgaatcaacctgaatgtattaggttacaccaacaaaactaattttatggGTTagaccactttttacagtgtattattCTGAGACATACAATTCTAATCATTGTAATTCCTTTACTAAAACTGTTTTAATACAAATTGTATATTGAACATTTCTCACAAAATATGACTTTATGTAAAATGCATAAAAACCGAATGTAACACAATCAGTTGGTAATATTTAACACAGTAAATATTGTTTTGTCTGGTaaccaaaaatgtaacattttgtaatcaaaatattatttaatatgattgAATCAATCTGACTAAATGAGGATACAAAGTAATTTTGTTAGTGAATATAAAATGTTatgataaatgaaaaaaatgaaaaaagaaataaaaaattacaatgcatttactcaccttcatgttgttccaaattgtctgtcttctgtggaacacatcaGAAGATGTTGGGCAGTATGTtagtctaagtcaccattcactttcattgcatcttttttttttccacacaatgaaagtgaatggtaactgctGCTGTCATTTTGCCTAACTACCCCTTTAAGGCTCTGAGTAGGTCGAAATATTTCCTAACaactgcacatttttaaattttgaagAGTAGAATGTAGATTAGTTTATAGATCTACATGATCTTTAGATTATACTAAGCGCTTTGTAATAAATATGTGGATTTTATTTTCTTGCACACTTTCTCTTTTACTTAGCATTTTCAACCTTACCTAAAAACCGCATTGGGCTTTTAAATCGCTCACTGATGCTGCACTGTGCAGTGGTTGACTCTGGACTGAAGGCTGCACTTCCAGTGAAATGGGAGAAAGATGCCGGCAGCCTGGACAGCAGGATTCATCAAATGGCCAATGGCTCACTTTCCTTTCCCCACTTACAAGAACAAGACTTTGGAAACTATACATGCAGCGCAAAGAGAGGCTACAAACAGATTCAGACCACTGTCATGGTCAGCAAAGCACGTATGTATCTTGTCCTTAAATTTGTTTAGTATGCATATCTTAATTATTTTAAAGGGAATAAGCAAGATGATACACATATAACAAATGTACACACGTGAGGCATCTGTGTCAACCACCAGTTGTCATTTAGATtgtaatttgtgtttgtttgtaggcttGGAAGATGTGTTCTTTCACCCCCAGTCCCTTAAAATTGAAGTGGGACATGATGTTTTCTTCCAGTGTGTCTCTGGTGATAGTTCTCCTCCTGCTCAGATTGCATGGTTAAAAAATGGTAGAGTTCTGACCAGTGGAAACCAGATTCAGGTACAGAATGACAAAGCACAAACTCTCAGCCCAATAAATGGtacttacattttctttttctatttttttatttattataaaagtatATCTCTATCTTGCAGTACAATTGTGTGAAACTCATGAAAAGATGTCCAAGTCACAAAAAccttttgtaggttgatttcacctaaaagtgtaacactatgGCTTTGTGGCACTTCCTCTGTTTAAGCGGCCTGTCCAGCCCGACACTGCCACATTGGTGTCAATGTGGGACAGGATTATTTGTTTGTGCAACTAATCTAAAATGGGTGGCGTTTTCTGGAAaggtttgaaaacattgtttatttttgcaattccgcacatttcagctttaacccttgaagctctgagggtgtttttaaagatttccagtTTCAGTGACatccccaaaattaaaggcttataactcaaacaaaaaaacaaacaaacaaacaaacaaacaaaaaccaaaaaaaaaaccaaaaaaaaaaaaaaaccatagagGGTCAAGTATTTGGTATTACTgtaaagaaaacataaattttttCATGATATAGATTGTGATAACTTCTGTGACTCTTAGCCTAAGAAGCTGCAAattggctggttgtattctactctttgggagatttccaacaacatatgacacatggctatttgatgagtttgatgtctTTACCAATTTAAATtgaatacattttcattaaatatcaaaatggaacacaaatgatttgtctgcaaatttcaaaccACTTCAGTTTTGGTAATAATTCCTAAATtaattgtaaagtacagcttctaagcttctaaacgatacctattttgtgttggtcaagactgtagttgtttaaaaaaaattctcgcAGTCCCACCATGGCTTCAGTTTCTTGGAGCTATTATAATTTCATATGACTGGGACATGTTCTTTTTGAGATTCACCCTTATAATCCACAGGACCTCATATTTACTGTAGGGTTTCTTCCTTAGGATTATCAAACAGCTTATGATTTTTTACTACATATAACCACTAGGGACAGTATGGCGGAGGGAGCCAAAGAAAGACTTCAGGCACCTTGCACATGGCTAACGTCACCAAAGCAGACCAAGGAATCTATGTCTGTATTACCCAcaatcttctgctgaacataagtaaagaaagtcatgcagcaaCTCTGACAGTGCAGGGTAAGATTGCTACTCAGCTAATCCACTCTGGCCACTTATGtaatatgctgaaattaactCTTTATTTGTACATGCACAGGTTCCAGTGTAGACTTAAAGATTATTGAGGGCCCAGAAAATGTCACTGTACCCGTTGAAATGGAAGCTGCACTGCACTGCGTGGTTGAAGGCTTTCCAATTCCCACAGTGCAGTGGTTTAAGGATGGACAACCATTACCCAATACCTCCAGATGGGATCTGCAGAAGAATGGACAGCTGCTGGTTTTTCAGTGAGACATTTTCATGGTCCCCTTTGGCATGCGCACTGACAGTTGTTAAATCTCTGGAGGCCAGGTCACTATTCTCCTTTTTTCTAGTAGGCATTCCTACTTGAAAAATGTATCCAGCTGTGTCAGGCTGCAGATAACGTGAGCTTCTTTGTCTGAACTCCGATTAGTAGTCGCTGCATCGTGTAGCTatgcatttgcataaagttgaactcAACTTGTTGCATTGCCAATGGTCTTTAATTGCCAACTCTCATTGAATAATACATGACTTACAGTCACTTTGTCGCTGTCAATGTGTACACCCTTGTCCAAAAGGTAGTATCtgtgtaaaatgttaaaatgtattccatATCTCAGCTTAGTGCGGTTAGACAGCtgaaagtaagccatttgtaggtttatttcccccaaaaatgaaacacTGTGGTGCTCTGTTTGAGCATTCCAAGCATCCTGACAAAGCAACATTGCTCAACTAACTTTATGGGTAACCAGTGGAATGGTGttagggaaacctgtttgaaaaatcaatatttttgcaattccgtgcAGAAATTACCATTAACAATAAAATATGATAATTTGTTTTAAGAATAAGCAGGTTTGGTAAAATACAATCCATTTAAATGTATGGTCCGAAAGCCTAATTTCATACATTCTTTACATAAACCTCTTTGGACACAACTTAtataaggtgtctttaactactatgtacttaagcatttgatacaatgtgctAATTATGGACATACtgtacgtgttgttgcattgtacttacatttaaagtacctgcattaaattacatatgtagttacactgttaacctcacCTCTAatactaaacctaaacctaaacctaccccAACCCTTTACCTAAacccaaacccctaaccctactccttaaCCTACCCGTacagtacctcaacctcagtagcagcaaatgtgaatcttgtgagtattttgcagaacaatatggAGTTACTCAATAAATACTATACAGATTATTGTATGcagggtttggagggttacttttaaaatgtaatcttttacAAGTACTGAATACTtagtaaaaatgcaatcagtaacgtaacaCTGTTATCTTGATAAGaaaataatgtaatcagattacttttttgattacCTCAAGATCGCATTTGTGAATAAatcaagagaaaagcaatatgttCTCGATGACTTTTAATCATACTTTCTGAAAGCAAACAAACTGTGTTTTAATAATGTTATTAAATAGCTAgtgatgtagctattattatatataagaaagaaaaaaaaacataaaaacagggacactgcctccttaacaggaaaacaaaatatgttcaaatgtagaacaactccgcatttttaaccaaatcaggtgatttgttacagaaaatagtttattttctcatcaagcaaatacaaTTAGAatagatgcactgaattatgtcttggttaacattaaacaaaatatgaCAGGATATACATACCTCAGACTCAAAAACTCTGCAAAGTTGAAGTCTGCCATGTATTACAGTTAGCATGTAGACTAACTGGCACCATTTATTAACTTCTGACTGCTATaggcaggtttggggagtaacgaaatacatgtaacaggattacgtatttaaaatacaaaatataagtaactgtattccactacagttacaatttaaattattggtaattagaatacagttacattcaaaaagtgttttgattactgaagagattactttgcattttattgtaatttgtttcatttaatatttagtcctttcagatggaaaacatttatacatataaatgatgcgatcaaaagtgcatttgaacagcggtgaaacactttcttatgatgttttacattcatacgagcagacagagaagtaagtttgaagtaagttttaagcagaagaaatagaaataaaccttgtgtaaattgtcagctttacacaaagctaaaatgctatttctagccattttacatgcacatgttaacaGGCacgaatatatttttttataaagaaaattaacgttagatcataatttcttttttctagcaagacttttgatattagggcaaaaatcatattcttgataataatttttgtattgtttcctgtaaaattatctaaaaatccttaaaacaagataaatttgatgtatcttgttttagaaacaacactgcataagatatttaggtttgtcagagaatgtatttttaacatgtgtattttgtcttactgtactggcagagtttttatagtcaaaacaagtgaaaaaatctaccagtgctgaagaagtaatccaaagtattcagaatatgttactgaccttgagtattctaacggaatacgttacaaattacattttacagcatgtattctgtaatctgtagtggaatacatttcaaaagtaaccctcccaaccctggctatagGTACTGTAGatcttcatcatcattattattattaatgcctccAGTGCCTGTGTTCTTGTTTTAAAGAATCAAAATGgatttaaacctttttagtgtgtcttgatttacttattcctactttctatgagttttaaaatgttaccTTTGCTagtatttctccctcacccatacttttgaactgttcttaacaatacatttatagtaagtatcaaaatcagataaattatccattgcacttttcccctaagaacttaataatattttcaattcatttggtaTTCATGTGTAAAATCTGGAttgttttaacaaagaaaaaaagaaatgctgtcccAATTACTGTTGTCATTGCAacatgaaagcatttcagagaacaatttaagagtttcaactgaagttaagatggaaatgagaagtcacactaAAGTTTCGACAGTAGGCATCCCGTATCCCGGAATACTGGCCGTTTGCCGGTTGAGTGGTCGTTTCTCCACTTCTATTCCCGTGAAAACAATCGACAGACGGTCTGACGGCGAAATTAGAGTACACTATTGATTAATTTTAGCTATATTTGCTAACGTGATTTTCGTGTGGGTCttacatttaaatgatttttaaaattatgtattGGGTCCTTAGAAAATCACTGCATCTTGACTGCTGGAAGGTATAATTTGTTGTTTCCCTTTTCTTCAATGAAGTGACAAGAATGTtggaatttccacaaaaattataatagtcCTCCAGTGGCCATTGCGATAAAACTGCACTTTTAATGGTTTGACCTCGTTTGCATTGAGAGCACAGTTTTGATATGAGACAAGTGGTGCCAGATTCATGTCAGTCATCTAATCGTATCTGTACAACTATAGAGCAAGcagtggtctttatcattttgtgtcaggaggatctttttttatacttatatattgaaaattttaatcctgctagtaatcccaatttttaccaaatgtaactgtaatctgaatacgttgagtttttatgtaactgtaacggattacagttacacatttttgtatcctgattacgtaacacagttacaagtattccgttactccccaagcctgattgtatgtattttaatgttagtacatggtAGTTAAAgaaacctaatataaagtgggaccaccTCTTTTGGTGCATACTAGATGAAAAGTATATGCTCTTACCTTCCTCTTAGGAGAGTTTTGTCAGAAGATGAGGGGTTATATTTCTGTGAAGCTAGCAATGAGAGGGAGAAAGTGATATCCCAACCAGCCTACCTCTTACCTGCAGGTACCTCCATTTCAGATGAATCTATTTTTGTTCCAAGCACACAGCTGGTCTTGCTTCTATAATCTATTCAGAAATTTCCTTTCATCTCCTCACACAGTTATGGACTGGACCTTTATTGTCGAACCTGCCAACCTAACAGTGAGGAAGGGTGATCCTGCAACTATTCCCTGTAGGCCTCCACACAGCAGACCCCAAGCTCAAGTGTCCTGGTTTAAGGACAGCCAACTTCTACAGCCAGGACTGCACTATACTACTGATCCTAATGGAGACATGCTTTTCCACAGGTGGagttgtatgtatttgtgtgttatctgaaaaaaaaaaaaaaaaaaaaaaaaaaactttaactagccccaagctggtttgctggtcttagctggtttaaaatgGTCTAGCTGctctcccagtctggccaagcttaagctgtttatatatatatatatatatatatatatataatctatttttTCAGTATGCCTGTGATGTTTTTGTATATTTTCAGTTGTACATGTTGTCCATATTTTAACTTATATAGTGCTGTCTGTAAATTGTTCTTCCATGAAATCCTGAAATATGTGTCAACATTAAATACTTTTCTATATGATCTTTTTAACTGTGAGAATCTCTATGTACCAGTGTAAAAGAGACAGACAGGGGATTCTATTTCTGCAGAACATCTCATTCTCATCTCAAAAGGGCTCTCACCTCGAAAAACATCTTCCTGGATGTTCTTGGTAAGAAATTATTAGAATGTCTTAAAACATGTCTTAACATATACACCTACTAGATGattgtgtctagaagggatcccccTCTCGTCAATCTCGCGAGATTCTTACACGGCGTTAatttgaagtcgcacagcaacgAGGAGCACtctttaaagattatttaaattgtcagttTTGATGATCagttcaagctctaaaataaatatttcacataataaatttgataactttaGCTCTACATCTGAGATATTGTTGGTCActggagaagtacatcaatcagctcaTTTATTACAGGTCTGATTGTGTGGTCAAGTGGTGACAAATTCCCGCATTGTATAAGAAGTCCCGGGTTCTAATCCATTTAGATGCagctttatattttaataaacaaagattgcatccgcacttCAGTGGATATAaatcttgagtggggacacatttatTCGCATTTTGCTTTGCAATTGGACTGGAAAGGAGCACGAGCTGtggaaaaaaaactaaatctccaccttttataaatgtctttaaacaGCAGCTAgttttttcaacacaaacactttttaattaattcattactATTAATGTCAATTAAGTCACAGTAACAGAATctaagatttaaagtaatatgtgtCTTAACATGAacttttgtcaaaatattaatgtaTCGTAGAAACATGGGATGCTATATGAGATTTCAAGAAGACAACAGGATTTCTTGACAATAAtaataaggcagaggctatttgcactgtgtaaatagcaacatctttgcactaagtgcaaatattgttagacagatactatttgcacctctAATGAAATACTAACAGGGCATCAGtgcaatttctttatttaaagacacacagacaccctacaccaacctatcactgcgaggaaatcaacctttatattcattttatttatttattataagtagtataaaataaaaatattaagagtggagacaggaaccAGGATAGGGAAAACTGGGTCAAAAATAGGATTAGAACCCAGACCATCCACATGGAAATATCACAGTCACAATGTGTTATCACTTCAAGCCATTACAGAAACATTTAAggagcagtttgtctttaatttctttgtttccaccagactatttcagtgcaaataaCTGCACTATGTGACAGATATATATATCTAGTGCATATATTCACtctatgataatgataataataataaagttatattattgatattattgaagTTTCTAATGCTTTCCATCATTAATACGCTGAGATGCGAGTAAAAAAGCACAGGCGAAAGCATTTtaacagaatgcgcatgcgcgagGAGTTGAagagagagggatcccttctagacacgaccctaTAGATCCATATTTAGGttttatctaaaaaataaataaataaaagttggtCTGCAACTATGAAATTATAATCATTTCATTGCACACCTAAACCAGAGGTTGCCAAAATGTTATTGCCTACTGAAATCCTGTGACAAGGCCAAGGCAGAATCTGTAAACGTGTTGGcattttttgcattgattttgtggggaaattaatgtaaatacagtaAAATGTCTAAAGCAGAGCAGAGAgtactttaaattaaattagccaaaaatatttattaagcGAACATGCAAGGGGCCAGGGGGTGtatagaactttgtgaatgaggagcgtttatatttatttttatttacattatatttttgtatgtatgaTCACAGTAAAGtctcatgtttatttatttctatctttttcatattttatttaaaccatttttatttatttaaatttggctTCTCTATCACAGTCTCTTGAACCCCCTGCAGTTCCATTATGAACTCTTGGGGGGTTCGTTCATGAAGCCTTGGTTAAGAAACCTTGACCTACAGGCTTTTCTATGGTCATTCTGGGCTGATTATTTCAGAACCTCCATCTGTAACTATCTGGCCGATGGTGGTGACGTCTCCTGTAGGAGCTGAGGTGGCGATTCACTGCCAGGTGTTAGGACACCCTGCTCCCTTAATTAAATGGTCAAAGCAGGGCCAGTCAGTCCAAACTGGAGGCAAAATTATCATGGGGTaagttttgcatgacaggcttatTAATGAAAAATTGTGATTGTTTAATGGGTGGTGCTTCTGAATTCCCTTTGTTCCCAGGGTAAGAAACACCACTCTCTACATTTCATCAGTGAGAGCTTATGATGAAGGCCTTTACACATGCGCAGCTTCAAACTCAGTAGGTCATGATGAGAAAACCATGACCCTTCGAGTTGCTGGTAAATCCCCATTTGCAAAAATAATAGAGCTGTGTTTTTATACTAACAAAAAAAgtactatattttttttaacatgtaccatggtattctttga
Encoded proteins:
- the LOC127420739 gene encoding roundabout homolog 3-like, yielding MKRASMSHPVWSSLQMPCSFWILLLSCSIMINPSLSELAFSTLPKNRIGLLNRSLMLHCAVVDSGLKAALPVKWEKDAGSLDSRIHQMANGSLSFPHLQEQDFGNYTCSAKRGYKQIQTTVMVSKARLEDVFFHPQSLKIEVGHDVFFQCVSGDSSPPAQIAWLKNGRVLTSGNQIQGQYGGGSQRKTSGTLHMANVTKADQGIYVCITHNLLLNISKESHAATLTVQGSSVDLKIIEGPENVTVPVEMEAALHCVVEGFPIPTVQWFKDGQPLPNTSRWDLQKNGQLLVFQRVLSEDEGLYFCEASNEREKVISQPAYLLPAVMDWTFIVEPANLTVRKGDPATIPCRPPHSRPQAQVSWFKDSQLLQPGLHYTTDPNGDMLFHSVKETDRGFYFCRTSHSHLKRALTSKNIFLDVLEPPSVTIWPMVVTSPVGAEVAIHCQVLGHPAPLIKWSKQGQSVQTGGKIIMGVRNTTLYISSVRAYDEGLYTCAASNSVGHDEKTMTLRVADNGTLVISNIHRSDAGQYQCTAENRVGQDMRSAIITVTGEQSAGN